In one Magnetococcales bacterium genomic region, the following are encoded:
- a CDS encoding M20/M25/M40 family metallo-hydrolase: MAVLGSILLVIILIWGMLFFVSDMPGDSFEGAPPPLTRQEMALSQRLKNHVHYLADTIGERNVWHPGTLERSVAYIEQHFKAMGLPVTRRPYALEGEAGQRMEGAVYNLEVELAGGDPERGVMVIGAHYDTVPASPGANDNGTGVAGLLELARLLQGQTFHQTIRLVAFVNEEPPFFQTPEMGSQVYARESQAAGERITAMYALETIGYFSNRPHSQSYPFPLGLIYPNQGHFIAFVANPPSRSLLHQTLGIFRHHATIPSEGLAAPSFIPGVDWSDHASFWEYDIPAVMITDTAPYRYPHYHQPEDTPDKIDYAAFTRVVSGLADTFVELASNKK; this comes from the coding sequence ATGGCTGTATTGGGCAGTATCCTACTCGTCATCATTTTGATCTGGGGCATGCTCTTTTTTGTCTCAGATATGCCGGGAGACTCCTTTGAAGGCGCACCTCCCCCTCTCACCCGCCAGGAGATGGCGCTCTCCCAGCGTCTAAAAAACCACGTCCACTATCTGGCTGACACAATCGGTGAGCGCAACGTCTGGCATCCAGGCACCCTGGAACGAAGTGTTGCCTATATCGAACAGCATTTCAAAGCCATGGGTCTGCCGGTCACCAGACGCCCCTATGCCTTGGAGGGGGAGGCCGGGCAGCGTATGGAAGGCGCTGTTTATAACCTGGAGGTGGAACTGGCCGGTGGAGATCCTGAGCGTGGGGTGATGGTCATCGGGGCCCACTATGACACCGTCCCCGCCTCCCCTGGGGCCAACGACAACGGCACCGGCGTGGCGGGATTGTTGGAACTGGCCCGACTCCTCCAAGGTCAAACCTTCCACCAGACCATTCGCCTGGTGGCCTTCGTCAACGAAGAGCCCCCCTTTTTTCAAACCCCGGAGATGGGCAGCCAGGTGTATGCCCGGGAGAGCCAGGCTGCGGGGGAGCGCATCACCGCCATGTATGCCCTGGAGACCATCGGCTATTTCAGCAACAGACCCCACAGCCAGAGCTATCCCTTTCCCTTGGGGCTGATCTATCCCAATCAGGGCCATTTTATCGCCTTTGTGGCCAATCCGCCCTCCCGCTCCCTGCTCCACCAAACCCTGGGGATTTTTCGCCACCATGCCACCATTCCCTCCGAAGGATTGGCAGCCCCCAGCTTTATCCCGGGGGTGGATTGGTCCGATCACGCTTCGTTTTGGGAATATGACATCCCAGCGGTCATGATCACCGACACCGCTCCCTATCGCTATCCCCACTACCACCAACCCGAAGACACACCGGATAAAATCGACTATGCTGCCTTTACCCGAGTGGTCTCGGGATTGGCTGACACCTTTGTTGAGCTGGCTTCCAATAAAAAATAA
- a CDS encoding glycosyltransferase, whose product MKPLCLSFWTPPQLRPQAILIGKMVPEWQRQGVDPMVVGYATGTPWEIPVAVKRIPKPPRSWLGRQLPFVSRWEKQLYLERIYRQTAPLIDQHQLDIVFAFAKPMVSNFLGAFLKRRLGVPFVAHFSDPIVDDPFHDPSPKAAREILAGERFVLENCDRAVFVSEELMARTLRHYPESIQRLGRVVPHCYEAALYPPQPLSPEIPTKHPQNPFILSHIGAYYPSRDPEPVLRALAWLKEHHPELAGRFIFESIGGVGGYAGYSREDWQGLVNRYGVQEWVTLTPPVSYAESLARMSRADCLLLLDADLEESPFLPSKLIDYIGSGRPVIALTPGGSPSQRVVSQLGGWQFRHQEIEGLAACLGELATGGRPPVMDQAYGASFDVRHTSRKLLDIFSETLEK is encoded by the coding sequence GTGAAACCCCTCTGCCTGAGCTTTTGGACCCCCCCCCAGCTTCGGCCCCAGGCAATCCTCATCGGCAAGATGGTTCCCGAATGGCAGCGGCAGGGGGTCGATCCAATGGTGGTGGGCTACGCAACCGGCACCCCCTGGGAGATTCCGGTTGCGGTCAAACGCATTCCCAAGCCCCCTCGCTCCTGGCTGGGGCGACAGCTCCCCTTCGTCTCCCGCTGGGAAAAACAGCTCTATCTGGAAAGAATCTATCGCCAGACAGCCCCCCTCATCGACCAACACCAGCTCGATATCGTTTTTGCCTTTGCCAAACCCATGGTGAGCAATTTTTTGGGGGCCTTTCTCAAACGCCGGTTGGGCGTTCCCTTTGTGGCTCATTTCAGCGACCCCATCGTTGACGATCCCTTCCACGATCCCTCCCCCAAAGCGGCCCGGGAAATATTGGCCGGGGAGCGGTTTGTCCTGGAAAATTGCGACCGGGCGGTGTTTGTCAGCGAAGAGCTGATGGCGCGCACCCTCCGCCATTATCCGGAGTCGATTCAACGCCTGGGGCGGGTGGTTCCCCACTGCTATGAGGCAGCCCTCTATCCCCCCCAGCCACTGAGCCCGGAAATCCCAACGAAGCATCCACAAAATCCTTTCATCCTGAGCCACATCGGAGCCTACTATCCCAGCCGGGATCCGGAGCCGGTGTTGAGGGCGTTGGCGTGGCTGAAGGAACACCACCCCGAACTGGCCGGGCGGTTTATCTTTGAATCCATCGGCGGAGTAGGGGGGTATGCCGGATATTCCCGGGAAGATTGGCAAGGGCTGGTCAATCGCTACGGGGTTCAGGAGTGGGTCACCCTCACCCCGCCCGTTTCATATGCCGAAAGCCTGGCCAGAATGTCCCGGGCGGATTGTCTGTTGCTGCTGGATGCCGATCTTGAGGAATCCCCTTTTCTGCCCTCCAAGCTCATCGACTATATCGGCAGTGGCCGCCCGGTGATCGCCTTAACGCCAGGGGGCAGCCCTTCCCAACGGGTGGTCTCCCAGCTGGGGGGATGGCAATTTCGTCACCAAGAGATAGAAGGGCTTGCAGCCTGCCTTGGAGAGCTGGCGACTGGAGGCCGCCCACCGGTCATGGATCAGGCCTACGGAGCCTCTTTCGATGTCCGCCACACCTCCCGTAAACTGCTCGATATTTTTTCTGAAACATTGGAAAAATAG
- a CDS encoding ABC transporter ATP-binding protein, which produces MRSLFHYFKIFSKLSGHRLLLLIGVVFLSGVFDGLGIAMVLPILDFQTGATEQNGYSRAIFEGLTAVGIEPSLGVLLLMIIALFSLKAFFRIVYAAISARVLTRLSSEMRIDIIDRLRNMRYPFFIQAKIGFFNNLITTEIPRATGSFFSFVNALVSIIDISVYLVVSFFVNWQVSLLAIVCGGGVYYLFKGLLNKVRTLSLRISEAAEGIQNRFLQFIYHFKYLKATSGFNNPARSLTNAVHREEGYIIRLRLLNEMTPTLLEPISILIFAGVLYFLVEYRGQQLTAILVTLLLLNRTLNRVFAFQSNWQKFNGTTGAVSIVMNARQELRDNIEPPGGKKITQFNQEIALKDVHFAFGEHEVLKGIDLTIPRNATIGIVGESGSGKSTLVDLITGLLPPQSGRVVFDGQDYQNLDKVTLRKFFGYVTQEPVVFSDTFSNNIAMWDKAATTPSGQKRIQEAAQLAFCLDFIERSQEGFEALVGDRGIKLSGGQRQRLAIAREIYRDPPLMIFDEATSALDSESEACVQKSLNQLRGRNTLILIAHRLSTLRDCDHIYVLGAGKVIQQGTWQSLLQEKGAWFERMCRMQGITEWPEGEGR; this is translated from the coding sequence ATGCGTTCACTTTTTCACTATTTTAAAATTTTTTCCAAACTGAGCGGCCACCGCCTGCTGCTGCTGATCGGGGTGGTGTTTCTATCCGGGGTTTTTGATGGCCTGGGTATCGCCATGGTGCTGCCGATTCTCGATTTTCAGACCGGAGCGACGGAACAAAACGGCTATTCCCGAGCCATCTTTGAAGGGCTTACAGCGGTGGGTATCGAACCCTCCCTGGGGGTGCTTCTGTTGATGATCATCGCCCTCTTTTCTCTGAAGGCATTTTTTAGAATCGTTTATGCCGCGATCTCCGCCCGGGTGTTGACCCGGCTGAGTTCTGAGATGCGGATCGATATTATCGACCGACTCCGCAACATGCGTTATCCCTTTTTCATCCAAGCCAAGATCGGCTTTTTCAACAATCTCATTACCACCGAAATCCCCCGGGCCACCGGCAGTTTTTTTTCTTTTGTCAACGCCCTGGTCTCCATCATCGATATCAGTGTTTATCTGGTGGTCTCCTTTTTTGTCAACTGGCAGGTAAGCCTCCTGGCCATCGTCTGTGGGGGAGGGGTCTATTATCTGTTCAAGGGACTTCTGAACAAGGTCCGTACCCTCTCCCTGCGTATCTCCGAAGCAGCAGAGGGAATCCAAAATCGCTTTTTGCAGTTCATCTACCATTTTAAATATTTGAAGGCCACCTCCGGCTTCAACAATCCCGCCCGCTCCCTCACCAATGCCGTTCACCGGGAAGAGGGATATATCATCCGTTTGCGCCTGTTGAACGAAATGACACCCACCCTGCTGGAGCCCATCTCCATTCTGATTTTTGCCGGGGTGCTCTATTTTTTGGTGGAATATCGCGGCCAGCAACTGACCGCCATTCTGGTGACCCTGCTGCTCCTCAACCGCACCCTGAACCGGGTCTTCGCTTTCCAGAGCAACTGGCAAAAATTTAACGGCACCACCGGTGCGGTTTCCATCGTCATGAACGCCCGGCAAGAGCTTCGGGACAATATCGAGCCCCCTGGTGGAAAAAAGATCACTCAATTCAACCAGGAGATCGCTCTCAAGGATGTCCACTTCGCCTTTGGTGAGCATGAAGTGTTGAAAGGGATCGATCTCACCATTCCCCGCAACGCCACCATCGGCATTGTCGGTGAATCCGGCTCGGGCAAGTCCACTCTGGTGGATCTGATCACCGGCCTGCTCCCCCCTCAATCGGGCCGGGTAGTCTTTGATGGACAGGATTATCAAAATCTCGACAAAGTGACTCTGCGCAAGTTTTTCGGCTATGTCACCCAGGAGCCGGTGGTTTTCAGTGACACCTTCAGCAACAACATCGCCATGTGGGATAAGGCAGCCACAACCCCGAGCGGTCAAAAACGCATCCAGGAGGCGGCACAGCTCGCCTTTTGTCTCGACTTTATCGAACGCTCCCAAGAAGGATTCGAAGCCCTGGTAGGGGATCGGGGCATCAAGCTCTCCGGGGGCCAGCGGCAACGCCTCGCCATCGCCCGGGAAATCTACCGGGATCCCCCCCTGATGATTTTTGACGAAGCCACCTCCGCCCTCGACAGCGAGTCGGAAGCCTGTGTGCAAAAAAGCCTGAATCAACTCCGGGGCCGCAACACCCTGATCCTCATCGCTCACCGCCTCTCCACCCTGCGGGATTGCGATCATATCTATGTCTTGGGTGCGGGCAAGGTGATTCAGCAAGGCACCTGGCAGAGCCTGCTTCAAGAAAAGGGGGCCTGGTTCGAACGGATGTGCCGGATGCAGGGCATCACCGAATGGCCCGAGGGGGAGGGGAGGTGA
- the wecB gene encoding UDP-N-acetylglucosamine 2-epimerase (non-hydrolyzing) — translation MKKILTVFGTRPEAIKMAPVVKAVADHPQLQGVVCVTAQHRSLLDQVLDLFAIHPDHDLDLMTPDQDLPSLTARILTALTQVLQQEQPDVVLVHGDTTTAFSTALAAFYAGIPVGHVEAGLRTHDLQYPFPEEANRQLVGRLARFHFAPTEAAVKNLLAEGIPRERIHQTGNTVIDALLMVRARLNGNHLTEHPLQGISGERAHAKIQAHLAGTGEVLLITGHRRENFGQGFQEICQALKEIASRRPELLLIYPVHLNPNVLAPVRSMLGNTPNILLTPPLDYLSFVALLDRSTLILTDSGGIQEEAPSFGKPVLVMRDTTERPEAIVAGTSRLVGADRERIVSGVLELLENPASYQQMSQAHNPFGDGEAANRIAEILALSPSA, via the coding sequence GTGAAAAAAATTCTCACCGTTTTTGGTACCCGCCCCGAGGCGATCAAGATGGCCCCGGTGGTCAAGGCCGTTGCCGATCACCCCCAATTACAGGGTGTGGTGTGCGTCACCGCCCAACATCGTTCCCTCCTGGATCAGGTTCTCGACCTCTTCGCCATCCATCCGGATCACGATTTGGACCTCATGACTCCGGATCAGGATCTGCCGAGCCTGACTGCCCGGATATTGACCGCCTTGACCCAGGTGTTGCAGCAGGAACAGCCGGATGTAGTATTGGTTCATGGGGATACAACCACCGCTTTCAGCACCGCTCTGGCAGCCTTTTATGCCGGCATTCCGGTGGGCCACGTGGAAGCGGGATTACGCACCCACGATCTCCAATATCCCTTTCCGGAAGAGGCCAACCGCCAGCTGGTGGGACGCTTGGCCCGATTTCATTTTGCCCCGACAGAGGCTGCGGTGAAAAATCTCTTGGCGGAAGGGATTCCCCGGGAGAGAATCCATCAGACCGGCAATACCGTTATTGACGCCCTGCTGATGGTCCGGGCACGCCTGAATGGAAACCATCTCACCGAACATCCCTTACAGGGGATATCGGGAGAGAGAGCCCATGCAAAAATACAGGCGCATCTGGCAGGAACCGGCGAGGTGCTGCTGATCACGGGGCACCGGCGGGAAAATTTTGGCCAGGGGTTTCAGGAAATCTGCCAGGCTTTAAAGGAGATCGCCAGCCGACGCCCAGAGCTGCTGCTGATCTATCCGGTCCACCTGAACCCCAACGTTCTGGCGCCTGTCCGGTCCATGTTGGGAAACACCCCCAACATTCTCCTCACCCCCCCCTTGGATTATCTCTCCTTCGTCGCTCTCCTCGACCGCTCCACCCTGATCCTCACCGACTCCGGCGGCATCCAGGAAGAGGCTCCCAGCTTCGGCAAGCCGGTGCTGGTGATGCGGGACACCACCGAACGCCCGGAAGCCATTGTAGCTGGCACCTCCCGTCTGGTGGGAGCTGATCGGGAACGCATCGTCAGCGGAGTGCTGGAACTCCTGG